ACCCGGTGCGCGGCCAGGGCGACGGCGCCGCCCGGGAAGTCGCCTCGGCCATCGCCGACATGAACCGCCTGGGCGAGGTGGACGTGCTGATCGTCGGCCGCGGCGGCGGTTCCCTGGAAGACCTGTGGGCGTTCAACGAGGAGATCGTGGCGCGAGCCGTACGCCGCTCCCGCATCCCGATCATCTCGGCCGTGGGGCACGAGACCGACTGGACCATCTGCGACTTTGCCGCCGACCTGCGCGCCCCCACCCCGTCCGCTGCCGCGGAGCTGGTTTCCGCCAGCGCCGAGGAGCTGCGCGGCCAGATAGATTCCCTGGCCCATCGCCTGCGCCTGGGGATCGAATCGTACCTGGCCGCCCGGGAAGCGCGGCTCGATCTGCTGCGGCGGGCACTCCACGACCCCACGACCTTGGTGGGGCACTTGGCCCAGCGGGTGGACGACCTGACGGAGCGGCTTGCCGTAAGCCTGGAGAACGTCCTGATTCGGCGCAGAGAACAGCTAAATCGCCTCAATCAATCGCTTTCATTCAATAGTCCGATATATTTGATTGCCGATCGCCGGCAGCGCCTGCACCAACTCGAGTCGGACGGTGAACGGCTGATACAATCGAAACTGAAGGTTCTCAAACTGGCTTTCGGGGAACAGGCCGCACGGCTGGAAGTGCTCTCGCCGCTCTCCACCCTTGCCCGGGGGTACGCCATTGCCCGACGCTGTAAAGACGGCACGGTGGCCACCGACGCCGCGCAGCTTGCGGAGGGCGAACTGCTGAAGCTCAACTTCCGCCGGGGCACGGCCCTCTGCCGGGTGGAGAGCCGGGAAGCGTGAATACTTGACCGTAGACGGCATATCTGTATAATGTCCCGATAGTGAAAATAGGCAAAAAAAGGTTTTTAACATGGCAACGGAAAAATTCGAAACGTCCCTGAAAAAGCTGGAAGAGATCGTCAAACGCCTGGAAGGCGGCTCGATTTCCCTGGAGGACTCCCTCAAGGCCTTCGAAGAAGGGGTCAAACACGCCGCTTTCTGTTCCCAAAAACTGGACGAGGCCGAACGACGGGTCGAGGTGCTGCTGAAGCGCAAGGACGGAACCTTTGGCCGAGAGCCGTTCGAACCGGAAGAATAAAATCAAAGTCAAAACTTCTGCCCCAGAGACACAACGCAGTTTCCCCGCCCCAGATACTTGCTCGCACCTCTTCGGTCGGCTAGCTCGGCACCCGGGTGTCTCCGCGGCAAAAAAAGGACCCCCACCATGGATTTGAAGACATACCTGAAAGAACAGTGCACACGGGTTGACGAAGCCCTGGACCGCTTCCTCCCCAAGGAAACCGAGCTTCCCCACAACCTGCACAAGGCCATGCGCTACTCGGTCTTTGCCGGCGGCAAGCGGGTGCGGCCGATCCTGATGCTGGCCGCCTGCCAGGCGGTCGGCGGCGACACGGAGCGCGCCATACCGGCGGCTTGCGCCATGGAGATGATCCATACCTACTCCCTGATCCACGACGACCTGCCCGCCATGGACGACGACGATTTCCGGCGCGGCAACCCCACCAACCACAAGGTTTTTGGCGAGGCCATCGCCATCCTGGCCGGGGATGCCCTGCTGACCGAGGCTTTCAAGCTGGCCAGCGACCCGCGCCTCAACAGCGATGTACCGCCTGCCGCACGCCTGGCGGTCATCAACGAAATCGCGGTCGGTGCCGGCTCCCACGGCATGGTGGGCGGACAGGTCGTGGACATGGAGAGCGAAGGCAAGCCGGATATCGACCTGCCCATCGTGCAGTACATCCACACCCACAAAACCGGCGCCCTGATCAAGGCCTCGGTGGTTGCCGGCGCACTGTTGGGGGGAGCGGACGAGACCAAACTGGCTGCCGTCAAGCGATACGGCGAGGCTGCCGGACTGGCCTTCCAGATCGCCGACGATATCCTGGATATCGAGGGCACCACCGAGGAGATCGGCAAGGATGCAGGCAGCGACGAGGCCCGCGGCAAGGCGACCTATCCGGCGGTAATGGGCTTGCCGGCGGCCAAGGCAGAAGCCCGGACCATGATGGATGAGGCCATGGCCGCCCTGGAGATCTTCGGCCCCGAGGCCGATCCGCTGCGGAACATCGCCCAGTATATCGTCAACAGGAAGAACTGAAACGGGAAGTGTCCACCAGGGAGGACACGGAGGAAAGACAAAAACCATTTACAGGGATGGACAGGATGCACAAATGCAATTTTAAAAATCCTGAATAACCTAGTTTTCAATCCTGTCCGTTCCGCTTTCCTCAGTCTCCCTCCGTGGTAATGTTTTTAAATTAGATAAGGACCTGTCAATGGCTATCCTTGAAACGATAAACTCCCCCGATGACCTGAAAAAGCTCCCTCTGTCCCAACTTCCGGCCGTGGCTGCGGAGCTTCGCACCATGATCATCGAAACGTGCGCAAAGAACGGCGGCCATCTGGCGCCCAGCCTGGGCGTTGTGGAACTGACCATTGCCCTGCACCGGACATTCGACTCGCCTGCCGACAAGATCATCTGGGATGTGGGCCATCAGGCCTACGCCCACAAGATCCTCACCGGCCGGCGGGAGCGGTTCCCCACCCTGCGCACCCTGAACGGCATCACCGGCTTCCCCAAACGGGCCGAATCGCCCCACGACGCTTTTGGCGTCGGCCACTCCTCCACCTCCATCTCGGCGGCCACCGGCTATGCCGCAGCACGTGACCTGGATGAGCGCAGGAACAAGGTGGTTGCGGTGATCGGCGACGGCTCCATGACCGGCGGCATGGCCTACGAAGGGATAAACAACGCCGGCGCCCTGGCCAAGGACCTGATCGTCATCCTCAATGACAACGAGATGTCCATTGCCGAAAATGTCGGCGCCCTCTCCACCTTTCTGAGCCGTACCTCCTCCAGCGAATTCGTGTATCGCTTTAAAAAGAATACGGAGGCGTTTCTCAAACGGATGGACGTTGGCAAAGGGGTTCTGCATGTCGCCCGCAAGCTGGAGGAGTCCTTCAAGGGGCTCTTCACCCCCGGCATGATGTTCGAGGCGTTCGGCTTCAATTATATCGGTCCCATCGATGGACACGATCTGCCGAAGCTATTGGAAACCCTGGAGGGGATCAAGAAGTTCCATGATCCCGTCCTGATCCATGTCCTGACCAAGAAAGGCAAAGGTTATAAACCTGCCGAAGACAACCCGTCGCTTTTCCACGGCGTCGGACCGTTCGAGATCGAAACCGGCAAGGTGCTCAAGGGGAAAGGCGGTGCCGCATCCTACACCGCAATCTTCGGCAACACCCTCTGTAAACTGGCTGCCGAAGACGAACGGATCGTGGCCATCACCGCTGCCATGCCCGACGGCACCGGTCTGAGCGGATTCGCCAAGGAATACCCCGAACGTTTTTTCGACATGGGCATCGCCGAACAGCATGGGGTGGCCTTTGCCGCCGGCCTGGCGGCCAGTGGCCTGCGGCCGGTATTCGCGGTCTACTCCACCTTCCTGCAACGCGCCTACGACCTGGTTTTCCACGATGTCTGCCTGCAGAACCTGCCGGTGACCTTTGCCGTGGACCGGGCGGGGGTGGTCGGCAGCGACGGCCCCACCCATCACGGCGCCTTCGACCTCTCCTACCTGCGTCACCTGCCCAACATGACCCTGATGGCGCCCAAAGACGAAAACGAACTCCAGCACATGCTGACCACCGCCCTTCACTTGGGCGGCCCGGCCGCCGTGCGTTATCCCCGGGGAAACGGCTATGGCGTGCCGCTGGAGCAGACCCTGGCCCCGCTCCCCGTGGGTCGGGCCGAACTGCTCCGCGAAGGAGGGGACGGCGTGCTGCTGGCCCTGGGCACCATGGTCTACCCCGCCCTGGAGGCGGCCGGGCAACTTGAAAAAGAGCACGGCATGGCACTGGCCGTTGTCAATGCCCGCTTCGTAAAGCCGCTGGACGAGGCGCTGATCCTGGAACTCGCCCGCACGCACGGCCGGATTGTGACCCTGGAGGAGAACGCCTTGCAAGGCGGTTTCGGTACGGCCATACTGGAGTTGCTGGAACAGCACGGCCTGACCGGCGTACCGGTTCTGCGCCTCGGCTACCCCGACCACTACATACCCCAGGGCGAACAGCACGAACTGCGCGCCATGGTGGGACTCGACTGCGCCGGGATCGTAGCATCGGTGCACGCCTTCATCTCCCGCCCATGACGCCGCGCGGGCACCAAAACCGCCGAATGCCGGCATTGCGAAGATGCCGGCATTCCCTGTTGTACCACGCCGCCCTTTTCCTGACGGCATCATGCCTGTCGTCTTCTCTCCTCTACGCCGCCGAGCCGGTCAATAACGATCCCCCCCAAAACGATAAAACGTCCCCCTCAACGGCTCCCCGGTATAGCGAAAAAGACCTGGAACAACTGGAAAGCAGCCATCGCCTGTTCCCGCTCAACGAGAAGATTACGTATAATCTGGCAAGCGCATATGCGGCGTACGGGCACCAACTCTTCGCGCAAAAACGCTACGAACAGGCGGACGCGGTATTCCTCAAGGCCCAGGAACTTTATCCCGATGACGCAGCCTATGCCCTGCTGCGAGGCATCTGCAACTACCACCTCAAAAAATACGAGATAGCCCGTTCCGAACTGGAACAGGCCCGTTCACAGGCGGGCGACTCTATCGAGGTGCTCTTTTTTCTTGGCTTGGTGCTGTACGATACCGACGACCGCCAACAGGCGGTGGAACTCTGGGAACTCGCCCTGAAACGCGCGCCGGGACGCAAGGAAATTCTCGATGTACTCAGCAAGGCGCGCAAGGAAACGGCCGTCGAAGCGTCCATGGACCAGGGACATAGCTCCCGTTTCGATCTTTCCTACGATCCTGATGTGGATACGGCCTTTGCCCTGACAGTCCTGGACGTGCTGGAATCGGCGGCCAGCACGGTCAATTCCGAACTTGACCACTATCCTCAGGCACGCGTACCGGTAGGCATTTACAAACGTAGCGACTACCGGACCGTAACCGATTCGCCCGACTGGTCCGGCGGGGTCTACGACGGCAAGATCAGGCTCCCCTTCGGCTCCGCAAAAGAGATAAACCCGGCCTTACGGGCAGTTCTGTATCATGAGTATGCCCATGTGGTGGTATTCGAACTGACACGCGGCAACTGCCCGCTCTGGCTCAACGAAGGTATTGCCGAAGTCTTCGGCAGGACGCAGTATAACCGCCCCCTGACCGAATTGGAGCATGCCGTTCGCAAAGGCGTCGTTACCGACTTCAGAAAACTCGAAAAAAGCTTCAGCGGCCTCGCCTCTGCCGATGCCATGCTGGCCTACCAGCAGAGCTACAGCATGGTGGACTATCTGGTGACCACCTATGGCTGGCACCGGGTAAAGCAGATACTCGTCGGCCTGGGTAACGGTCTGAATATCGAGACGGCTATTACAGCGGCATTGGCCGACTATAACCTGACCTATGACGGAATCATCAGGGAATGGCGCGAACGTCTTGTTGGGGGCAGTACGGAGGAAAAGTAATTTCTATTGCCATGCCGCCATACATGTGATATTAAGTATCTCTTTCGCGTCGGGGAGTAGCGCAGTCTGGTAGCGCACCTGTCTTGGGCACAGGGGGTCGCAGGTTCGAATCCTGTCTCCCCGACCAGCATAATCAATGACTTAGCCACGTTATGGCTAGGTCATTTTTTGTTCGTGTACCATAGTAAATGCCGTAATGCAACATCGCCTCCCCATGTGCCGGGGATGTGTGCCCTGTTCAGACCAAGCTGCGGTAGAGGTTCCGGTACTTCTCTACTTCGGCGTAGGGCGATAAGTTGGCCTCGACGTACTCCCTTGCACGCGTTCCGATCTCCTGCCGCAGCATTTTATCACCCGCAA
The genomic region above belongs to Oryzomonas sagensis and contains:
- a CDS encoding polyprenyl synthetase family protein; its protein translation is MDLKTYLKEQCTRVDEALDRFLPKETELPHNLHKAMRYSVFAGGKRVRPILMLAACQAVGGDTERAIPAACAMEMIHTYSLIHDDLPAMDDDDFRRGNPTNHKVFGEAIAILAGDALLTEAFKLASDPRLNSDVPPAARLAVINEIAVGAGSHGMVGGQVVDMESEGKPDIDLPIVQYIHTHKTGALIKASVVAGALLGGADETKLAAVKRYGEAAGLAFQIADDILDIEGTTEEIGKDAGSDEARGKATYPAVMGLPAAKAEARTMMDEAMAALEIFGPEADPLRNIAQYIVNRKN
- the dxs gene encoding 1-deoxy-D-xylulose-5-phosphate synthase, yielding MAILETINSPDDLKKLPLSQLPAVAAELRTMIIETCAKNGGHLAPSLGVVELTIALHRTFDSPADKIIWDVGHQAYAHKILTGRRERFPTLRTLNGITGFPKRAESPHDAFGVGHSSTSISAATGYAAARDLDERRNKVVAVIGDGSMTGGMAYEGINNAGALAKDLIVILNDNEMSIAENVGALSTFLSRTSSSEFVYRFKKNTEAFLKRMDVGKGVLHVARKLEESFKGLFTPGMMFEAFGFNYIGPIDGHDLPKLLETLEGIKKFHDPVLIHVLTKKGKGYKPAEDNPSLFHGVGPFEIETGKVLKGKGGAASYTAIFGNTLCKLAAEDERIVAITAAMPDGTGLSGFAKEYPERFFDMGIAEQHGVAFAAGLAASGLRPVFAVYSTFLQRAYDLVFHDVCLQNLPVTFAVDRAGVVGSDGPTHHGAFDLSYLRHLPNMTLMAPKDENELQHMLTTALHLGGPAAVRYPRGNGYGVPLEQTLAPLPVGRAELLREGGDGVLLALGTMVYPALEAAGQLEKEHGMALAVVNARFVKPLDEALILELARTHGRIVTLEENALQGGFGTAILELLEQHGLTGVPVLRLGYPDHYIPQGEQHELRAMVGLDCAGIVASVHAFISRP
- a CDS encoding exodeoxyribonuclease VII small subunit: MATEKFETSLKKLEEIVKRLEGGSISLEDSLKAFEEGVKHAAFCSQKLDEAERRVEVLLKRKDGTFGREPFEPEE
- the xseA gene encoding exodeoxyribonuclease VII large subunit, whose protein sequence is MDIFAEKTILTVSRLTALIRGVLEDNFDQVWVEGEVSNLSLPSSGHLYFTLKDAGAQVRCVMFKSAAKNLKFRLSDGMGLIVRGRLSVYDQRGEYQIICEYLEPAGVGALQLAFMQLKERLAREGLFDEVRKRPMPRFPKRVGVVTSPTGAAIHDILNVLKRRFASLEVLLYPVRGQGDGAAREVASAIADMNRLGEVDVLIVGRGGGSLEDLWAFNEEIVARAVRRSRIPIISAVGHETDWTICDFAADLRAPTPSAAAELVSASAEELRGQIDSLAHRLRLGIESYLAAREARLDLLRRALHDPTTLVGHLAQRVDDLTERLAVSLENVLIRRREQLNRLNQSLSFNSPIYLIADRRQRLHQLESDGERLIQSKLKVLKLAFGEQAARLEVLSPLSTLARGYAIARRCKDGTVATDAAQLAEGELLKLNFRRGTALCRVESREA
- a CDS encoding peptidase MA family metallohydrolase; its protein translation is MRRCRHSLLYHAALFLTASCLSSSLLYAAEPVNNDPPQNDKTSPSTAPRYSEKDLEQLESSHRLFPLNEKITYNLASAYAAYGHQLFAQKRYEQADAVFLKAQELYPDDAAYALLRGICNYHLKKYEIARSELEQARSQAGDSIEVLFFLGLVLYDTDDRQQAVELWELALKRAPGRKEILDVLSKARKETAVEASMDQGHSSRFDLSYDPDVDTAFALTVLDVLESAASTVNSELDHYPQARVPVGIYKRSDYRTVTDSPDWSGGVYDGKIRLPFGSAKEINPALRAVLYHEYAHVVVFELTRGNCPLWLNEGIAEVFGRTQYNRPLTELEHAVRKGVVTDFRKLEKSFSGLASADAMLAYQQSYSMVDYLVTTYGWHRVKQILVGLGNGLNIETAITAALADYNLTYDGIIREWRERLVGGSTEEK